A single region of the Marinitoga litoralis genome encodes:
- a CDS encoding response regulator gives MGKILVVDDDNIIRTVLKKVLESEKFDVDVAEGGTKAIEMIKDTEYDVILLDIIMEDLDGIEVLRKAKKLSPLTTVIMMTAYSSPDYVLHALTLGATDFVEKPFEPENMIKLVKENVERVKRWKKTLGLL, from the coding sequence ATGGGGAAAATATTAGTAGTAGATGATGATAATATTATTAGAACAGTGTTAAAAAAAGTACTTGAAAGTGAAAAGTTTGATGTAGATGTTGCTGAAGGCGGTACTAAGGCAATTGAAATGATAAAAGATACCGAATATGATGTGATTTTGCTTGATATAATCATGGAAGATTTAGACGGAATTGAAGTTTTAAGAAAAGCAAAAAAATTATCACCATTAACTACAGTTATTATGATGACAGCATATTCAAGTCCTGATTATGTTTTACACGCATTAACATTAGGCGCAACCGATTTCGTAGAAAAACCGTTTGAACCAGAAAATATGATTAAATTAGTAAAAGAAAATGTTGAAAGAGTAAAAAGGTGGAAAAAAACGTTAGGATTACTTTGA
- a CDS encoding chemotaxis protein CheW, with protein sequence MNYVIFSLNKQEYCISMKDISEIIGLKKITKIPLSPKYVEGLINLRGEIIPIINLKTKFGLKNNDVFSKIIIINGHRKIGILVDSINGILNKYDEEIESKTKYINSIIKSKDKEYFILDINKIVDIKNIKSLSINRRQKSKKHIKKSSLNKVITVKINNEIYGFELNKIFEIINYIEPSKVPNVQGYVKGIISERGEIIPVIDLREILYNTDSNITEKTKIVIINIDDYKLGVIVENIHRLVEVEKIKKLSSIENSILSGYIKTDDYSAVVLNLNGLLTDEIKNLNKKSETIEKIEKKKDKYILFNVNNDKYAIELNLVKEINRINKMTKIPKSSKYIRGIINLRGDTVPIIDLKKRFNSEEIEITEVSRILVVNIENQLIGLLVDSVNKLIAMDYIKLGSNSKFIKGLGEYNNESILLLDLNNLLDKNELKSLNISKSSENIKDIKSIEENKKNDEIKIEDSKKINNENKVIEKTIDKKTQKKNIKLKRSR encoded by the coding sequence ATGAATTATGTTATATTTTCTCTTAATAAGCAAGAGTATTGTATATCAATGAAAGATATATCAGAAATAATAGGGTTAAAAAAGATAACTAAAATACCATTATCTCCTAAATACGTTGAAGGATTAATAAATTTAAGAGGAGAAATTATTCCTATTATTAATCTAAAAACAAAATTTGGATTGAAGAATAATGATGTGTTTTCAAAAATTATTATTATAAATGGTCACAGGAAAATTGGAATATTAGTAGATTCAATTAATGGGATTTTAAATAAATACGATGAAGAAATTGAATCAAAAACTAAGTATATAAATTCTATTATTAAAAGTAAAGACAAAGAATATTTTATTTTAGATATTAATAAGATTGTTGATATAAAAAACATAAAATCCTTAAGTATAAATAGGAGACAAAAATCTAAAAAACATATAAAAAAGTCTTCGTTAAATAAAGTGATAACAGTTAAGATAAATAATGAGATATATGGATTTGAATTGAATAAAATTTTTGAAATAATCAATTATATTGAGCCAAGTAAAGTGCCAAATGTTCAAGGATATGTAAAAGGTATTATATCTGAAAGAGGAGAAATTATTCCTGTAATTGATTTGAGAGAAATTCTATATAATACAGATTCTAATATTACAGAAAAAACAAAAATAGTAATAATAAATATTGATGATTATAAACTCGGAGTAATTGTAGAAAATATTCATAGGCTTGTTGAAGTCGAAAAAATAAAAAAACTATCTAGTATAGAAAATAGTATTTTAAGCGGTTATATTAAGACAGATGATTATTCAGCAGTTGTATTGAATTTAAATGGATTATTAACAGATGAGATTAAAAATTTAAATAAAAAAAGTGAAACTATTGAAAAAATTGAGAAGAAGAAAGATAAATATATATTATTTAATGTCAATAATGATAAATATGCAATTGAATTGAATTTAGTCAAAGAGATTAATAGAATAAATAAAATGACCAAAATTCCAAAATCTTCAAAGTATATTAGAGGTATTATTAATTTAAGAGGAGATACAGTTCCTATAATTGATTTGAAAAAGAGATTCAATTCAGAAGAAATTGAAATAACTGAAGTATCTAGAATTTTAGTTGTAAATATAGAAAATCAATTAATAGGATTATTAGTTGACTCAGTGAATAAATTAATTGCTATGGATTATATTAAATTAGGATCTAATAGTAAGTTTATTAAAGGTTTAGGAGAATATAATAATGAATCAATTTTGCTTTTAGATTTAAATAATTTATTGGATAAAAATGAATTGAAATCTTTGAATATTTCAAAAAGTTCAGAAAATATAAAAGATATAAAATCGATTGAAGAAAATAAAAAGAACGATGAAATAAAAATAGAAGATTCAAAAAAAATTAATAACGAAAATAAAGTTATTGAAAAAACTATTGATAAAAAAACTCAAAAGAAAAATATTAAATTAAAGAGATCGAGGTGA
- a CDS encoding chemotaxis-specific protein-glutamate methyltransferase CheB, whose translation MINIPQINVLVVDDSPLTRKVLKMLIESDESLNVIGVARDGIEAIEKANALNPDVITMDIKMPNMDGLTSLQYIFEEKNIPVIIVSSLGERGSLIAYEALELGAFDYIEKPDDLYYLKDELIKKIHAAYIFSQSEKAKKEFFSEKEISYETKEKKVIETPSSMDFYGVAIGISTGGPRTIYDVLPKLPANLNAAVFIVQHIPEKFTRTYAERLNNSCELNVVEVENDMEVKPGYVYVGKGGYHLKLRKGLNGLRIMLSKTPKHIFMPSVDVMMESVLEHFDNKTVGVLMTGMGNDGANAMVKIKERNGYTIAESEETAVVFGMPAEAIRLGGVNIVLPSYNIADEIIKKVGLRNG comes from the coding sequence GTGATCAACATTCCACAAATAAATGTTTTAGTTGTAGATGATTCGCCATTAACTAGAAAAGTATTAAAAATGTTAATAGAATCAGATGAATCTTTAAATGTCATAGGTGTAGCTAGAGATGGTATAGAAGCAATAGAAAAGGCAAATGCTTTAAACCCAGATGTTATAACAATGGATATAAAAATGCCAAATATGGATGGGTTAACATCATTACAGTATATTTTTGAAGAAAAGAATATACCTGTAATAATTGTTTCTTCTTTAGGTGAAAGAGGTTCATTAATTGCATATGAAGCTCTTGAATTAGGAGCATTTGATTATATTGAAAAACCCGATGACTTATATTATTTAAAAGATGAATTGATTAAAAAGATTCATGCAGCATACATATTCTCCCAATCTGAAAAAGCAAAAAAAGAATTTTTCTCAGAGAAAGAAATTTCATATGAAACAAAAGAGAAAAAGGTAATAGAAACTCCATCTAGTATGGATTTTTATGGTGTTGCTATTGGAATTTCTACGGGTGGACCAAGAACAATATATGACGTTTTACCTAAATTACCAGCTAATTTAAACGCTGCTGTATTTATAGTACAACATATACCAGAGAAATTTACTAGAACATACGCAGAAAGATTAAATAATAGCTGTGAATTAAATGTTGTTGAAGTAGAAAATGATATGGAAGTTAAACCTGGATATGTATATGTAGGTAAAGGTGGATATCATTTAAAACTAAGAAAAGGTTTAAATGGGTTACGTATAATGTTATCTAAAACACCTAAACACATTTTTATGCCATCAGTAGATGTCATGATGGAATCAGTTTTAGAACATTTTGATAATAAAACTGTTGGGGTATTAATGACTGGTATGGGAAATGATGGAGCTAATGCTATGGTTAAAATTAAAGAAAGAAATGGATATACTATAGCGGAATCTGAAGAAACTGCAGTGGTTTTTGGAATGCCAGCTGAAGCTATTAGATTAGGAGGAGTAAATATAGTTTTACCTTCGTATAATATAGCAGATGAGATAATTAAAAAGGTAGGATTGAGAAATGGATAA
- a CDS encoding HD-GYP domain-containing protein, with translation MDKSYEELLALKTELEEAYEQLEVSYSELEELNNRFIRVTDLITNISMDISMESFFGKLLSYFVELIPEISSGCVLNREGDFFRFVSVLGHNKKLLLDTVILNEEFHEIVEIENFYSDYIKNFDVIKDNIIMSNKSLIIPLETFELHGYIILDLKDRIIKNLEKDLIKVMSKIASTYLMSKTLYTEQQKFLKNTAFAFLKAVDFYDPYTKGHSERVSYYATSLAKIIGKDDIINDIFIASALHDIGKLSIPQSILLKKERLTNEEFDKIKEHPVRGEELVKTFKGFEKIGKIIRHHHERCDGKGYPDGLTCDKIPLESRIITIVDAFDAMTTVRSYRDALSVNTAIKELIKNKGKQFDPELTDEFIKFLKINKFFEEE, from the coding sequence ATGGATAAAAGTTATGAGGAATTATTAGCCCTAAAAACAGAATTAGAAGAAGCATATGAACAATTAGAGGTTTCATATAGTGAATTAGAGGAATTAAACAATAGATTTATTAGGGTAACAGATTTAATAACTAATATATCTATGGATATATCTATGGAATCATTTTTTGGGAAACTATTATCATATTTTGTTGAATTAATACCAGAAATATCTTCTGGTTGTGTATTAAATAGAGAAGGGGATTTTTTTAGATTTGTTTCTGTATTGGGGCATAATAAGAAATTATTATTAGATACAGTTATTTTAAATGAGGAATTTCATGAAATTGTTGAAATAGAAAATTTTTATAGTGATTATATAAAAAATTTTGATGTGATAAAAGATAATATTATAATGTCTAATAAAAGTTTGATTATACCTCTGGAAACATTTGAATTGCATGGATATATTATACTTGATTTAAAAGATAGAATAATAAAGAATTTAGAAAAAGATTTGATAAAAGTAATGAGTAAAATAGCTTCAACATATTTAATGTCAAAAACATTATATACTGAACAACAAAAATTTCTAAAAAATACAGCGTTTGCATTTTTAAAAGCCGTTGATTTTTATGATCCGTATACAAAAGGTCATTCTGAAAGGGTATCATATTATGCCACATCATTAGCAAAAATAATTGGAAAAGATGATATAATTAATGATATTTTTATTGCAAGTGCATTGCATGATATAGGAAAATTATCCATACCGCAAAGTATATTATTAAAAAAAGAGAGATTAACAAATGAAGAGTTTGATAAAATTAAAGAGCATCCCGTTAGAGGGGAAGAATTGGTAAAAACATTTAAAGGTTTTGAGAAGATAGGAAAAATTATTAGACATCATCATGAAAGATGTGATGGGAAAGGTTATCCAGATGGATTAACATGTGATAAAATACCATTAGAATCAAGAATAATAACTATTGTTGATGCATTTGATGCAATGACAACAGTAAGGTCATATAGAGATGCCTTATCTGTAAATACTGCAATTAAAGAACTTATTAAAAATAAGGGGAAACAATTTGATCCAGAATTAACAGATGAATTTATAAAATTCTTAAAAATAAATAAATTTTTTGAGGAGGAATGA